The DNA sequence TTCGGCTCAGCAAGAGATATTATTTCAAGCCATCCAAAACAATGATACGACAAAGGTGAAAGAGTACGTTACATCGGGAAGTAGTGTAGATATTGTGGATGCACGCGGGTATACCCCCACTATTCTAGCTGCTTACCATGGCAATCTGCGTATGTTGAAATTATTACTTGATCACGGAGCAAATGCCAATCGTTTAGATAAAATGGGCAACACCGCACTCATGGGTGCCGCTTTTAAAGGCTATGTAGACATTGCAGCCTTATTGTTAGCGCAGGGTGCAGATGTAAATCAGCAAAACCAGAATGATGCCACCGCATTGATTTTCGCTGCGACATTCGGTCAACAGAAAATGGTGAAAGTATTGTTGGATGCCGGTGCTGACCCCCTTATTAATGATCGATTCGGTAAAACAGCTCTTGATCATGCACTCCTACAACAAAATAATGAAATATATCAACTACTAAAGACAGTTGGTACTCCGAAAAAGAAGGAGAATAATGGTCTAGTGATCAATTAATTTATACATCCTACGTGTATGTGATTCTTCGCTTTAATTATAGCAGATCAAATTTTTTGAAGGTAATTTGATCTAATCATTCGCGTATCTCAAAATTGGAATTAGCTATTCGAACATCCAAATTATAAGGTATTAAGATACGAACTGAGAGAAATCTGCGTATCTACTGACAGCTTTTTACGAATACGGTATCGGTGTACCTCCACACCTCGGACCGATATATTTTGAAGTTGAGCGATTTGTTTGGTCGTAAAATGCAGCCGTAAATACGCACATACTTTTAAGTCATTGCGAGAAAGGGAAGGATGTAGACTGGTCAATCGCTGTAAAAATCCATCATTCAACTCATCGAAATGTACCGCAAACTGATCCCAGTGTGTGGTGTTTTTGTCCACATCCTTTAGCAAAGCGGTCACCCGTTTGAGGTCAGCTTCATCGGCTTCGCCCGATTCCATTTTTGCTAATTCCATTCTGAGTTTATGCAGTGCGCCTGTATTTTCCATTAGTTGCATACTTGTGCTGGCTAATTCTTTTGTTTTAATTAGCACTTCATCTTCCAGGTGCTCCTTTTGTAGCTTGATGATTTCGCGTTCGTTTTTTTCTAACTCCAACTGGTAGATATAGCGTAAGCGGGCGAGTTCTTCCTCATGCTTCTCCTGTCTGCTTATCCATGCGGAACGCTGCCATCTCACTGCGAGAAAGAAAAAAGATAAAAGCAAAAGCGTATAGATTACCCACGCGATTTGCGTAGCATACCAAGGAGCCAGAATCGTAAATTTACAGGTCAGTTCGTCCGATTCGAGTCCCAAACTATTTTTTGCTTTTACCCGAAAAACATAGCTCCCACTCGGCAGATTGGTATACGCTTTTGCCTGCTCGTTGGACCAGGTGGACCATCGGCTATCATATCCTTCTAATTGGTAACTATACAACAAGTTGGCGGAGGCTCCATACCTGGGAGAAGCATACTGAAAATGAAATTCGTCGTAATGTGCATCTAAACTTGGGGTGGGGTACTTTTTAGAAAATTGATAAGCTCCAAACCCAGCGTATAACAGCGTATCACGTTCACCTTTACTCTGCACTTGAGAAAACACGAGGGTTGGCTTTTCTATATTATCGACATATTTATCCAAGTTGATGTGTAGCATACCCCGTTCAGCTCCCAAATATGTATTCTTTTCATTGTAAGGATAAATATTTTCAAAACCTGTGGTATATAAACCATCTATTTCCGGGAAATAGATTAACTGATAGCGATGATGGCGAGCGCGGTATTTTGCAACACCTACCTTTTTTGCACTGGAAAACCATATATTTCCGGCTTGGTCTTGTTTAAAGTAACGTATTGGCATGCCAGCAAAAATCTTCAACGGCTCAAAAGGCCTAAATGTTTTGCTAGGGCGATCAAAATAATACACTCCGTTCTCGGTTGCAAAAACAGCCTTATTATTCCAGCTAAATACGTAATTCTGATAGGAAGATGGTAAGCCGTCTCGTTCTGTAAACAGTTGGTGGCTATATTTTTTACGATCAACATCAATACTAATGCGATAGATACCTCTATAAGGATGAGATGCCCAGATATAATGCAGTGTATCACGCACCATAAATCGGTACGAATCGCGATGTCCCTCTAAAGCGCCATGGTAGCTAGTTGCTCCCTCCGGTTGAGCAATTAAGTCCAAGCCTTGGTAAGTTCCCAACAAGGTATTTGTCACCTCTTTTGAGGCTTTATTATTACCAAGCCATGGTAGAAACAACCAAGTGCCTGTTTCAGACGCTATTGGAGTTACCTTCGTATCATCTACGTCAAAAACCCCGCGATTATGTCCTAACCACAAATGATTATTTACCTCATCTAGTTTCCAAGCCTCTCCTCCATCGGTACCTTCCATCAACGTAAATCTTCCCCAAGCTTCGCTATGGTCTATCTTATTTCTATCTAATGGTGCGCTAAACAAACCATTTGAAGATGCAATATATAACCTTTCTTTGCGAACGTAGGCGGAGTAGCCCGTGACGTCCACTTCTGTGCTAGGTCTTATATAATGGATTGCACTTCCATAGCTGATTAATGCAATCGCATTGTCTAATCCAGCCCATATGTTCTGTTGCTTATCCACAAAAACTGTCGACACGTTATTATTTGGTAACCCCTGTGTGGTACCTATTCGTTGCAACGTGTTGCCCTCCGCATCCCGAATCAGGCAACCCTCTAGTGCAGTGGCAAACACATAGGCACTGTCTGTGATCTTCGCGACAGAGGGGGTATATAAATTTTTAGTATAGCCTGATTGGGTTTTGGATCTCTGGTATGCATTCTCGGTCAGCACGTAGCGTTTATCCGTAGAGGTAACAACCAATATTCGGTTGTTATCCTTCGGGATCACTGCCGTAATAAGCTCACTTTTTAATTCGGGGGAGCCGGATAGCGCATGCCATTTCCCGTTTCTAAACTCGAGCAATCCCATTTGAGTGTCTTGCGCGAATAATCGACCACCGGCGCTACCCATAAATTCCCAGCGATTAGTAGCAGGATAGATCGTTATCTTGCCATCTAAGAGCCGAAAGATAGCTTCGTGAGATCGAAAAAAAATAGCGTTCTTAAATCCTACCGTATTCCAAACGTCGGCAAATCCTGCATATTTATCATCAATACGCTCACTAACAGAGGTGTACACTAAATATCCAGAGATATTTGCCTGAAAATAACCAAACTCCCCCTGGCCACCTACATACACACGATCCTCTCCATCAATAAATAGGGAGCGCACAATGGTTTGATTAGAAATACTATGCTTACCCCAACGGTTCCCGTCGTAGGTAATTAGACCTTCATTGTTAGCAAAATACATTAAGCCGCGGCTATCTTGTCCAATTTGCCAAGTCCTGCTTCCACCTTGAAATTCCGCTTTAGAATAAGAATATAGTAAAGGCGTACCCAAAGTATTTTGAGCAGATGCTGGATAGATACAGCAACATAAGACATAGAGTAAAAACCAAAAATTAAATTTCATGAAAATTTATAATGGTACGTCCGCAGACGTTGGTAGCGGGACAAATATAGCAATAAAGCCCGTTATGCCTACATGACGTAGTAATGAAGTAGTGTGGTTTTTAGCAGTTTTAGCAGGCCTTTCCTACATTTGGGACATCTAAATTATAAACTACAACCAAAAACTAAATCTTAACACATGACACATCGTGTACTCATTTTTGTTATGGTTACCTTTTCCTGTTTGCTGTCGTCAGCGGCGTTCGCACAAAGTCGGGAGGTGACCGGAAGAATTACGGATCCAAATGGACATCCGCTAATTGCTTCCATCATGATTAAAGGAGCATCTGGCAGCGGCACCAGCTCTACTGCCAACGGGTCTTATCGTTTACAAGTACCCGAAGCAGCCGATTCTTTGATCATCACTTCCGTGGGCTATATGCGACAGGCGGTAGCTGTAAAAACCAATACAGTTAACGTACAAATGATTGCTGACGCAGGCTTCAACGTAGAAGAAGTAGTGGTTATCGGTTACGGTACACAACGAAAGGGCGATTTAACCGCTCCGGTTGCGACCGTAGATATGGAAGAAGCCATTAAACGAACAGTGGCTACCCCTATGGATGCGATTCAGGGCGCTGTACCTGGCGTTCAGGTGGTGAGCAGTGGCGCTCCAGGATCTACACCTTCTGTCAGAATCCGCGGTGTAGGCTCGTTTAACAACGAAAGTCCGCTTTACGTAGTAGACGGGATGTTTATGGACAATATTGACTTCCTAAATCCCAACGATATAGA is a window from the Sphingobacterium sp. lm-10 genome containing:
- a CDS encoding triple tyrosine motif-containing protein → MKFNFWFLLYVLCCCIYPASAQNTLGTPLLYSYSKAEFQGGSRTWQIGQDSRGLMYFANNEGLITYDGNRWGKHSISNQTIVRSLFIDGEDRVYVGGQGEFGYFQANISGYLVYTSVSERIDDKYAGFADVWNTVGFKNAIFFRSHEAIFRLLDGKITIYPATNRWEFMGSAGGRLFAQDTQMGLLEFRNGKWHALSGSPELKSELITAVIPKDNNRILVVTSTDKRYVLTENAYQRSKTQSGYTKNLYTPSVAKITDSAYVFATALEGCLIRDAEGNTLQRIGTTQGLPNNNVSTVFVDKQQNIWAGLDNAIALISYGSAIHYIRPSTEVDVTGYSAYVRKERLYIASSNGLFSAPLDRNKIDHSEAWGRFTLMEGTDGGEAWKLDEVNNHLWLGHNRGVFDVDDTKVTPIASETGTWLFLPWLGNNKASKEVTNTLLGTYQGLDLIAQPEGATSYHGALEGHRDSYRFMVRDTLHYIWASHPYRGIYRISIDVDRKKYSHQLFTERDGLPSSYQNYVFSWNNKAVFATENGVYYFDRPSKTFRPFEPLKIFAGMPIRYFKQDQAGNIWFSSAKKVGVAKYRARHHRYQLIYFPEIDGLYTTGFENIYPYNEKNTYLGAERGMLHINLDKYVDNIEKPTLVFSQVQSKGERDTLLYAGFGAYQFSKKYPTPSLDAHYDEFHFQYASPRYGASANLLYSYQLEGYDSRWSTWSNEQAKAYTNLPSGSYVFRVKAKNSLGLESDELTCKFTILAPWYATQIAWVIYTLLLLSFFFLAVRWQRSAWISRQEKHEEELARLRYIYQLELEKNEREIIKLQKEHLEDEVLIKTKELASTSMQLMENTGALHKLRMELAKMESGEADEADLKRVTALLKDVDKNTTHWDQFAVHFDELNDGFLQRLTSLHPSLSRNDLKVCAYLRLHFTTKQIAQLQNISVRGVEVHRYRIRKKLSVDTQISLSSYLNTL
- a CDS encoding ankyrin repeat domain-containing protein, which translates into the protein MTKYIWLIVVLFALAKQTSAQQEILFQAIQNNDTTKVKEYVTSGSSVDIVDARGYTPTILAAYHGNLRMLKLLLDHGANANRLDKMGNTALMGAAFKGYVDIAALLLAQGADVNQQNQNDATALIFAATFGQQKMVKVLLDAGADPLINDRFGKTALDHALLQQNNEIYQLLKTVGTPKKKENNGLVIN